The proteins below are encoded in one region of Sedimentibacter sp. zth1:
- the pth gene encoding aminoacyl-tRNA hydrolase, translating into MYLIVGLGNPGKEYVGTRHNVGFDAIEYLADKNNVSLNKLKFNAVYGEYAIKGEKIILFKPLTYMNLSGNAVAEIVRFYKIPMENIVVMYDDIDIGLGALRIRPHGSSGTHNGMKSIIYQLQRDNFKRIRIGIGKKTNPNMDLADFVLQRFNKEERQLIDETIENAALASEDIINNGLNHAMEKFNKTI; encoded by the coding sequence ATGTATTTAATAGTTGGACTGGGTAACCCAGGCAAAGAATATGTTGGTACAAGGCATAATGTAGGATTTGATGCAATTGAATATTTGGCAGATAAAAATAATGTAAGCCTTAATAAATTGAAATTTAATGCTGTTTATGGTGAATATGCAATTAAAGGTGAAAAAATAATATTGTTCAAACCGTTGACTTACATGAATTTAAGTGGAAATGCTGTTGCAGAAATAGTGAGATTTTATAAAATTCCAATGGAAAATATTGTAGTAATGTATGATGATATAGATATAGGATTAGGTGCATTAAGAATAAGACCTCATGGTAGTAGTGGAACACATAATGGTATGAAGTCAATTATTTATCAATTGCAAAGGGATAATTTTAAAAGAATTAGAATTGGAATTGGTAAAAAGACAAATCCTAATATGGACCTAGCTGATTTTGTTCTACAAAGATTTAATAAAGAAGAAAGACAACTAATAGATGAAACTATAGAAAATGCAGCATTAGCATCAGAAGACATAATTAATAATGGATTAAATCATGCAATGGAGAAATTTAATAAAACGATTTAA
- a CDS encoding peptidylprolyl isomerase, which yields MIFKKTITILTIVSMLFVTTSCTKKEAESEVKVKVNDTVITVEQFDKAYNDYKAMYEEQYGENIWEQEMEEGKTFQQYLEDTVLETLILEVILVEEAEKEGIEVTQEEIDKELKTYKDVFGNEEKFSDFLKNKDITEDFLVETIKRELLITKFLNIKSAYINDIEPTDEQLLALFDKNKDSFTQIRASHILVETEEEAEQVKKRLDDGENFEELAKEVSICPSAEKGGDLDYFYFNEMAYEFSAVAFKMQLGEISNPVKSDYGYHIIKLTDKKDTFKSVDREQLVYQFKAKEYNDFLDKYIKKSKIEK from the coding sequence ATGATATTTAAAAAAACTATAACGATCTTAACAATAGTAAGTATGCTGTTTGTAACTACGTCTTGCACAAAAAAAGAAGCAGAAAGTGAAGTTAAAGTTAAGGTTAATGATACTGTCATAACTGTTGAACAATTTGATAAGGCTTATAATGATTATAAAGCTATGTATGAAGAGCAATATGGCGAAAACATATGGGAACAAGAAATGGAAGAAGGTAAGACTTTTCAACAATATTTAGAAGATACAGTTTTAGAAACTCTTATTCTTGAAGTAATATTGGTAGAAGAGGCTGAAAAAGAAGGTATCGAAGTAACGCAAGAAGAAATAGATAAAGAACTCAAAACATACAAAGATGTATTTGGTAATGAAGAAAAGTTTAGTGATTTTCTAAAAAATAAAGATATTACTGAAGATTTTTTGGTAGAAACTATAAAAAGAGAATTATTAATAACTAAGTTTTTAAATATTAAATCTGCATATATTAATGATATAGAACCTACAGATGAACAATTATTAGCGTTATTTGATAAAAACAAAGACTCATTTACTCAAATAAGGGCAAGTCATATACTTGTTGAGACAGAAGAAGAAGCTGAACAAGTAAAAAAAAGATTAGATGATGGCGAAAATTTTGAAGAATTAGCTAAAGAAGTTTCAATTTGTCCAAGTGCTGAAAAAGGTGGAGATTTAGATTATTTCTATTTTAATGAAATGGCATATGAATTTTCAGCGGTTGCATTTAAAATGCAGTTAGGTGAAATTAGTAATCCGGTAAAATCAGATTATGGTTATCATATAATTAAATTAACAGATAAAAAGGACACATTTAAAAGTGTAGATAGAGAACAGCTTGTTTATCAATTCAAAGCCAAAGAATATAATGACTTTTTGGATAAATATATCAAAAAATCAAAGATTGAGAAATAA
- a CDS encoding ABC transporter ATP-binding protein, whose translation MIKLSNVSKYYNSGANVVLGLRKINLEFNKGDFVAITGESGSGKSTLLNVISGLDSYEDGEIYFNGQPTSHYDQCDWEEYRKNSIGFIFQNYNLIDSYTVLENVLAALLIKGYEKSEAKIKARKIIAKVGLTDKEKNRASQLSSGQKQRLSIARALAKETDVLIADEPTGNLDVENGNQIIELLYEISKEKLVIMVTHNFDEVKDYATRKIRMYDGEVQSDIVLEKNLKNIGTKPEECDAKNEKKCTIKQINNKKTAWEFALLNIKSQPKKVILLFVFLLFTAFSSYIFLGGLLSNIDDTTAKTFSYSAFYNGSNKRISVRKPNGDEMTDEDIAWLNNVDKVVGVDKYDLASDMCYAYRKDIDYKKFYHTKEFFDDDSEKPTDSYIVFLNYNNYIMSSNLLNKDNLSCGELPKDINEVVISSNNKELLGTTIKFYLSCQKEWPKDKYIEKDMKVVGLVNSNSGQVYFSDKLTGMMAATAYQKERYFCYVNKYRRKAEGVVNYSINDELEGTDAKLSYKMYNIIGYIPTNRSSMAIKSNIMKNDPYFKTSCIDLNILDSFKRTSETSLDVDYDVFNESSATIIEVNSETFYKMYKDIAEQVTVYIEDYAYADKVYDTIIQKGYEAVIPYKMGSINYSKEKVRARLVTLLISFSALLIIFFLEVLIIKSLLKYKKGDFVIFKLIGMNNKIVSYINYFELLVYQLFAIVCSMVIVWILCLNNVTYIINIFKYYKLSHYIIYVVLNVLVLLILGNSYNKYLKKNFSITSLSDN comes from the coding sequence ATGATAAAATTATCAAATGTGTCAAAATATTACAATAGTGGTGCGAATGTTGTATTGGGCTTAAGAAAGATAAACTTAGAATTTAATAAAGGTGATTTTGTTGCTATAACAGGTGAAAGTGGCAGTGGAAAATCAACACTATTAAATGTAATAAGTGGGCTCGACAGCTATGAAGATGGAGAAATATATTTTAATGGACAGCCAACATCACATTATGACCAGTGTGATTGGGAAGAATACAGAAAAAATAGTATAGGATTCATTTTCCAAAATTACAATCTTATAGATAGTTATACAGTGCTGGAAAACGTTTTAGCGGCACTTCTGATTAAAGGTTATGAAAAGTCAGAGGCTAAGATTAAAGCTCGTAAAATTATTGCAAAAGTAGGATTGACAGATAAAGAAAAAAACAGAGCTTCACAGTTATCGAGTGGTCAAAAACAAAGATTATCAATAGCTAGAGCATTGGCAAAAGAAACCGATGTTTTAATAGCTGATGAGCCTACAGGCAATCTTGATGTGGAAAATGGTAATCAAATAATAGAGTTACTATATGAAATATCTAAGGAAAAACTTGTTATTATGGTTACACATAATTTCGACGAGGTGAAAGATTATGCAACAAGAAAAATACGTATGTATGATGGTGAGGTACAGTCAGATATAGTATTAGAAAAAAATTTAAAAAACATAGGTACTAAGCCGGAAGAATGTGACGCTAAAAATGAAAAGAAATGTACAATTAAACAGATTAATAACAAAAAAACAGCTTGGGAGTTTGCGTTATTAAACATAAAATCACAGCCAAAGAAAGTAATATTATTATTTGTATTTTTATTGTTTACAGCATTTTCTTCATATATATTCTTAGGGGGATTGTTAAGTAATATAGATGATACAACAGCAAAGACGTTTAGTTATTCAGCTTTTTACAATGGTAGTAATAAAAGAATATCTGTCAGAAAGCCTAATGGTGACGAAATGACGGATGAGGACATAGCATGGCTAAATAATGTTGATAAAGTTGTAGGGGTTGATAAATACGATTTAGCAAGTGATATGTGCTATGCATATAGAAAAGACATTGATTACAAAAAATTTTATCATACAAAAGAATTCTTTGATGATGATTCTGAAAAGCCAACAGATTCATATATAGTTTTCTTAAATTATAATAACTACATTATGTCATCAAATTTACTAAATAAAGACAATTTATCTTGTGGAGAGTTACCCAAAGATATTAATGAAGTAGTGATAAGCTCTAATAATAAAGAATTATTGGGAACGACTATAAAATTCTATTTATCATGTCAGAAAGAATGGCCAAAAGATAAATATATTGAGAAAGATATGAAAGTAGTTGGGTTGGTAAATTCTAATTCTGGTCAGGTGTACTTTTCAGATAAGTTAACAGGTATGATGGCGGCAACTGCATATCAGAAGGAAAGATATTTCTGTTATGTAAATAAATATCGTAGAAAAGCAGAGGGTGTTGTTAATTATTCAATAAATGATGAATTAGAAGGTACTGATGCAAAACTTTCATATAAAATGTACAATATAATAGGTTATATTCCAACAAATAGGTCTAGTATGGCTATTAAAAGTAACATAATGAAAAATGATCCATATTTTAAAACATCATGTATTGATTTAAATATCTTGGACTCATTCAAAAGAACTTCAGAAACTAGTTTAGATGTAGATTATGATGTATTCAATGAATCTTCAGCGACTATTATAGAAGTGAATTCTGAAACATTTTATAAAATGTACAAGGATATAGCAGAACAGGTAACCGTATATATAGAAGATTATGCTTATGCTGATAAAGTATACGATACAATAATACAGAAAGGTTATGAGGCTGTAATTCCTTATAAGATGGGTTCAATAAATTACAGTAAAGAAAAGGTAAGAGCAAGACTTGTAACATTGCTAATATCATTTTCAGCATTACTCATAATATTTTTCTTAGAAGTTTTAATAATTAAATCATTGCTAAAATACAAAAAAGGTGATTTTGTTATATTTAAACTAATAGGTATGAATAATAAAATAGTTAGTTATATAAACTATTTTGAATTACTGGTATATCAGTTGTTTGCAATTGTATGTTCTATGGTTATTGTTTGGATACTTTGCCTTAATAATGTTACATATATTATTAACATTTTTAAATATTACAAATTGTCACATTATATTATATATGTAGTATTAAATGTGTTAGTCTTGTTGATACTTGGAAACTCTTATAATAAATATTTGAAAAAGAATTTCAGTATAACATCACTTAGTGATAATTAA
- the mfd gene encoding transcription-repair coupling factor encodes MDKFLFAQFQKTDKFNTVVENINSQKRQLIYGLNEEGLAYLCCNLNESTLNKILIITSDDFKAKQINKYISAYTKNAELFNSRELIMYNVDALSKEDVHKRVNVINKIINNKKLIVTASVNSLVSKIIPKGKFKKNILKLEYGKNYDFDSIIQNLIKLGYERVDAIEGQGQFSVRGGIIDIFSLSNENPYRVEFFDDEIDSIRLVDVKTQRSIKNEKKLVVLPCSDVFFDEKDVEVIKKELKKDYDKRYKKLESISESKKIRDTLTELYGSYDSNLNLKFQFGNKDLILPFSQNKFESIIDYFDEKDVIILIEPDKVYLELGVAMESFNLKYTELFEKGEAFFKQSSINFSKTDILEKLKGKNLMYHNALIKQNRNFEIDDICQIISKSATSYYGKMEDLSNDLNRYKYKGYKTVIVLSNNEGCKKLHSILNDHNCSTMLSVENDAQMSGQILISTGDIKKGFELPEVKILLLTENEIFGTTKKKHKLKKKSKKSKIETFSDLKVGDYVVHEYHGIGQYVGIEKLNVQNIKKDYLCVKYRGQDKLYVPVDQLSIIQKYIGSDSITPKINKMSSQDWVKVKERTKKAIEDMAQELLELYAKRKLLKGYSFSPDTEWQKDFEYKFPFEETDDQLKCIKEIKKDMQKQQPMDRLLCGDVGFGKTEVALRAVFKAVMDGKQVAILVPTTILAQQHYSSVIDRFRGFPIKAEMLSRFRTSSQQKKIIEALNKGLIDIVVGTHKILSKDIKFKDLGLLVIDEEQRFGVRHKEAIKQLKANIDVLTLSATPIPRTLHMSMIGVRDMSLIEEPPGDRLPIQTYVIEYSDGLIKDAIEKELSRDGQVYYVHNRVTDIESVARKIRELVPTARVVVGHGQMHERELENVMFNFVDKEYDVLVCTTIIETGMDIPNANTLIIDNANNFGLSQLYQLRGRVGRSNKTSFAYLTYEKNKVLTEIAEKRLKAIREFTEFGSGFKIAMRDLEIRGCGNILGSEQHGHMIAIGYDLYVKFLERAVKKLSGENINEDETEISVDLSVDGYIPSSFISIEEQKIDIYKKIAAISNQEDVLDITEEIIDRFGTIPKEVNNLIKVAYIKTLCIKLGVISITQSGKILKIEFRSNASLDIKCMNYLISKHSDKIKFDVSKEPVIKYQLKSIEQEEILNEIKVVFESMLDAKINKEES; translated from the coding sequence ATGGATAAATTTTTGTTTGCACAATTTCAAAAAACTGATAAGTTTAATACAGTAGTAGAAAACATTAATAGCCAAAAACGACAATTAATTTATGGATTAAATGAAGAAGGTTTGGCATATTTGTGTTGCAATTTAAATGAAAGTACATTGAATAAAATTCTTATAATTACCAGTGATGATTTTAAAGCTAAACAGATAAATAAATATATAAGTGCTTATACAAAAAATGCTGAGCTATTTAATTCAAGAGAGCTGATTATGTATAATGTAGATGCTCTTAGTAAAGAAGATGTTCATAAAAGAGTAAATGTTATTAACAAAATAATTAATAATAAAAAATTAATAGTTACAGCTTCTGTAAATTCTTTGGTAAGTAAAATTATTCCTAAAGGTAAATTTAAGAAAAATATATTAAAATTGGAATACGGTAAGAACTATGACTTCGATAGTATTATACAAAATCTGATTAAATTAGGATATGAAAGAGTTGATGCAATAGAAGGACAAGGCCAATTCAGTGTTAGAGGTGGCATAATTGATATATTTTCATTGTCTAACGAAAATCCATATAGGGTTGAGTTTTTTGATGATGAGATAGACTCTATTAGACTTGTTGATGTTAAAACACAAAGATCCATTAAAAACGAAAAAAAACTTGTTGTATTACCATGTAGTGATGTATTTTTTGATGAAAAAGACGTAGAAGTAATAAAAAAAGAATTAAAAAAAGATTATGACAAAAGATATAAAAAGTTAGAAAGTATTTCTGAAAGCAAAAAAATAAGAGATACACTAACAGAATTATATGGTAGTTATGATTCTAATCTTAATTTAAAGTTCCAATTTGGCAATAAAGATTTAATATTACCATTTTCTCAAAATAAGTTTGAAAGTATTATTGACTATTTTGACGAAAAGGACGTAATTATTCTTATAGAACCTGATAAAGTGTATTTAGAATTGGGTGTAGCAATGGAAAGCTTTAATTTGAAATACACTGAACTGTTTGAAAAAGGTGAGGCCTTTTTCAAACAAAGTAGTATTAACTTTAGTAAAACTGATATATTAGAGAAACTAAAAGGTAAGAATTTGATGTATCATAATGCTTTAATTAAGCAAAATAGGAATTTCGAAATTGATGATATTTGTCAAATAATATCAAAAAGTGCTACATCCTATTATGGAAAGATGGAAGATCTTTCAAATGACTTAAATAGATACAAATATAAAGGCTACAAAACAGTTATTGTACTTAGTAATAATGAAGGATGTAAAAAACTTCACAGTATTTTGAACGATCATAATTGTAGCACAATGTTATCAGTAGAAAATGATGCTCAGATGTCGGGACAAATTTTAATATCCACAGGGGATATTAAAAAAGGTTTTGAATTGCCTGAGGTTAAAATATTATTATTAACTGAAAACGAAATATTTGGAACAACTAAAAAGAAACACAAATTAAAGAAAAAGTCCAAAAAAAGCAAAATTGAAACATTTTCCGACTTGAAGGTTGGAGACTATGTTGTACATGAGTATCATGGTATTGGACAATATGTAGGAATTGAAAAACTAAATGTACAAAATATAAAGAAAGATTATCTATGTGTAAAATACAGAGGTCAGGATAAGCTTTATGTACCAGTTGACCAATTATCTATTATACAAAAATATATTGGTTCTGATTCAATAACTCCAAAAATTAATAAAATGAGTAGCCAAGATTGGGTTAAAGTCAAAGAACGGACTAAAAAAGCAATCGAAGATATGGCTCAAGAGTTATTAGAATTATATGCAAAAAGAAAATTATTAAAAGGATATTCTTTTTCTCCGGATACAGAATGGCAAAAAGATTTTGAATATAAATTTCCTTTTGAAGAAACAGATGACCAATTAAAGTGTATAAAAGAAATCAAAAAAGACATGCAGAAGCAACAGCCGATGGATAGATTGTTATGTGGTGACGTAGGTTTTGGTAAAACAGAAGTTGCTCTAAGAGCGGTGTTTAAGGCTGTAATGGATGGTAAGCAAGTTGCAATATTGGTACCAACAACTATATTAGCTCAACAACATTATTCTAGTGTTATTGATAGGTTTAGAGGTTTTCCTATAAAAGCTGAGATGCTTAGTAGATTTAGAACTTCTTCACAACAGAAAAAAATCATTGAAGCGCTGAACAAAGGATTAATAGATATAGTAGTAGGTACACACAAGATATTGTCAAAGGATATTAAATTCAAGGATTTAGGATTGCTGGTAATAGACGAAGAACAACGTTTTGGAGTAAGACATAAAGAAGCAATTAAGCAATTAAAGGCTAATATAGATGTGTTAACATTATCTGCGACACCTATACCAAGAACATTGCATATGTCAATGATTGGCGTCAGAGATATGAGTTTGATTGAGGAACCACCAGGAGATAGGTTACCTATTCAAACGTATGTAATCGAATACAGTGATGGATTGATAAAAGATGCAATTGAAAAAGAGTTATCTAGAGATGGTCAAGTGTACTATGTGCACAATAGAGTAACTGATATAGAAAGTGTTGCCAGAAAAATTAGAGAGTTAGTACCAACTGCACGAGTTGTAGTAGGCCATGGACAGATGCATGAAAGAGAATTAGAAAATGTAATGTTCAATTTCGTAGATAAAGAGTATGATGTGTTGGTATGTACAACTATTATTGAAACTGGTATGGATATACCTAATGCGAACACTCTAATTATAGATAATGCTAATAATTTTGGACTATCACAATTATATCAATTACGAGGTAGAGTAGGAAGATCTAATAAGACATCTTTTGCCTATCTAACATATGAAAAAAACAAAGTTTTAACAGAAATTGCTGAAAAGAGACTTAAAGCTATTAGAGAGTTTACCGAATTTGGTTCTGGTTTTAAAATAGCTATGAGAGATTTAGAAATAAGAGGATGCGGTAATATACTTGGATCTGAGCAACATGGTCATATGATAGCTATAGGATATGATTTATATGTTAAATTTTTAGAAAGAGCAGTTAAAAAACTAAGTGGCGAAAATATAAATGAAGATGAAACAGAAATTTCAGTAGATTTAAGTGTAGATGGCTATATTCCATCGTCGTTTATTTCAATTGAAGAGCAAAAAATTGATATTTATAAAAAAATCGCCGCAATATCAAATCAAGAAGATGTTTTAGATATAACTGAAGAGATTATCGACAGATTTGGTACAATTCCAAAAGAAGTAAATAATTTAATAAAGGTTGCATATATTAAAACATTATGTATAAAACTAGGAGTAATATCTATAACTCAATCTGGCAAAATCTTAAAGATAGAATTTAGATCAAATGCTAGTTTAGACATTAAATGTATGAACTATTTAATAAGCAAACATTCTGATAAAATTAAATTCGATGTTTCAAAAGAGCCTGTTATAAAATATCAACTTAAATCAATAGAGCAAGAAGAAATACTCAACGAAATAAAAGTTGTTTTTGAAAGTATGTTAGATGCTAAAATTAATAAAGAAGAGTCTTAG
- the spoVT gene encoding stage V sporulation protein T — protein sequence MKATGIVRRIDDLGRVVIPKEIRRTLRIREGDPLEIFTDREGEIILKKYSPIGELSEFSDEYVESLFETTRHIAIITDRDAAIAVSGSSKKDYAEKRLSPELEKIIESREMYITNGNTKPVRITVNEFNPDAYGAQVIAPIVVQGDSIGSVILLSKDKNAKMGEVEEKLAKNASIFLARQMEN from the coding sequence ATGAAAGCTACAGGTATTGTAAGAAGAATAGATGATTTAGGAAGAGTCGTAATACCAAAAGAGATAAGAAGGACACTAAGAATTAGAGAAGGGGACCCATTAGAAATATTTACTGATAGAGAAGGAGAAATAATATTAAAAAAATATTCTCCAATAGGTGAATTATCAGAGTTCTCTGATGAGTATGTAGAGTCTTTATTTGAGACAACAAGACATATTGCAATAATAACAGACAGAGATGCAGCTATAGCTGTTTCAGGAAGCAGCAAGAAAGATTATGCAGAGAAACGATTAAGCCCAGAGCTTGAAAAAATTATTGAATCAAGAGAAATGTACATTACAAATGGTAACACAAAACCAGTACGTATTACGGTTAATGAGTTTAATCCTGATGCTTATGGTGCACAGGTTATAGCGCCAATAGTAGTTCAAGGAGATTCAATAGGTTCTGTTATACTGCTATCAAAAGATAAAAACGCTAAAATGGGTGAAGTAGAAGAAAAATTAGCTAAGAATGCAAGTATATTTTTAGCAAGACAAATGGAAAACTAA
- a CDS encoding ABC transporter ATP-binding protein/permease, translating into MIKVNNLDKYFNKSKQNELHVINNVSIELPDTGMICILGESGSGKTTLVNAIGGLDNFKKGTINAFGTTVNKSNIKTYEKVRNKNYSYIFQNYYLLGEQSVYENIKIALNMYEITEEDKKDRINKALEAVGMIKYKKRFVSQLSGGQQQRVAIARALVKSPRVIFADEPTGNLDEVNTMKIMSILKKVSENCLIVLVTHEKRLANFFADRIIEISDGKVISDELMSTDKKCYSYVDDNNIYLKELSKHSNDDDYLKYNYYTYDKTKKLNLNIVFENGKFFINSTDNIDVVLLSNDTEKQMIDDYKPRIELSDIENTDYSMSKIDQVKSPKLSVGELFRLAISNIKMYGKKQIFLVASLVIMAILLTITVQDVLTLSSIDIGSIVTNDSHYLTVEVKKGDFIRSSEIDREFEMIYDDFKKSNLYSEIYVDNTINLEYIYSGFKQVEGVKVIVTGFTYVPLEHLKQDDILYGRMPEKPNEIVIDMQIANRFIKNNKLLSILFNSPQSLLNKNFTTNKKVIPYVVVGVSDTNESSVYIDKVAGLGLLGWCNQVASLSSLQSFSPGTYDDVLLGSNETIVKNEYKVSKKTFRTNYYKYLDIVDFLPNDFPAIYIINDKHYDDVLKELVSYNRTFKVYTNNKKEVKKYFENYISEEMKGKLQIVVTDNYAKELAKYKSARSIKLNARFIITLTIFIVCLVILYFTMKSNALKNIKNIAVYRLLGITKSSISLLFIFENIIISTYTSLIGVLATTSVLKFLESIPSLEISFTYPWYAIVATILFLYFLNIIIGIIPVCNILRLTPVQITSKYDM; encoded by the coding sequence ATGATAAAGGTAAATAATTTAGATAAATATTTCAATAAAAGTAAGCAAAATGAGTTGCATGTTATAAATAATGTTAGTATAGAATTACCTGACACGGGAATGATTTGCATATTAGGAGAAAGTGGTTCAGGAAAAACTACACTTGTTAATGCAATTGGAGGATTGGATAACTTTAAAAAAGGTACTATAAATGCTTTTGGCACAACTGTAAATAAATCAAACATAAAAACTTATGAAAAAGTTAGAAATAAAAATTATAGTTACATATTTCAAAATTATTACTTGCTTGGTGAGCAAAGTGTTTATGAAAATATTAAAATAGCTTTAAATATGTACGAAATTACAGAAGAAGACAAAAAAGATAGAATTAATAAGGCTTTAGAAGCAGTTGGTATGATAAAGTATAAAAAACGTTTTGTTTCTCAGTTAAGTGGAGGTCAACAACAAAGAGTTGCTATAGCAAGAGCCTTGGTCAAAAGCCCTAGAGTAATATTTGCGGACGAGCCTACAGGTAACTTAGATGAAGTAAATACTATGAAAATAATGAGTATACTTAAAAAAGTTTCTGAGAATTGTCTTATAGTACTTGTAACACATGAAAAAAGATTAGCAAATTTTTTTGCTGATAGAATAATTGAAATTTCAGATGGTAAGGTTATTAGTGATGAATTAATGTCAACAGATAAAAAATGTTATTCATATGTGGATGATAATAATATCTATTTAAAAGAATTAAGCAAGCATTCAAATGATGATGATTATTTGAAATATAATTATTATACTTATGATAAAACAAAAAAATTAAATCTTAATATAGTTTTTGAAAATGGTAAGTTTTTTATAAATAGTACTGATAATATTGATGTAGTGTTATTATCAAATGATACTGAAAAACAAATGATAGATGATTATAAGCCAAGAATAGAATTAAGTGATATTGAAAACACAGATTATAGTATGTCTAAAATTGATCAAGTAAAGTCACCTAAGCTAAGTGTAGGAGAGCTATTTAGATTAGCAATAAGTAATATTAAAATGTATGGAAAGAAGCAGATTTTTTTAGTAGCTTCCTTGGTTATTATGGCGATACTTTTAACTATAACAGTGCAAGATGTTTTGACATTATCTTCTATTGATATTGGTTCTATAGTAACAAATGACTCTCACTATTTAACTGTTGAAGTTAAAAAAGGTGATTTTATTAGATCATCTGAAATAGATAGAGAGTTTGAGATGATATATGATGATTTCAAGAAAAGTAATTTATATTCGGAAATTTATGTAGATAATACTATAAATTTAGAGTATATTTATAGTGGATTTAAGCAAGTAGAAGGCGTAAAAGTAATAGTAACTGGTTTTACATATGTACCCCTTGAACATTTAAAACAGGATGATATATTATATGGTAGAATGCCTGAAAAACCTAATGAAATTGTCATTGATATGCAGATTGCAAATAGATTTATTAAAAATAATAAATTACTATCAATTTTATTTAATAGTCCTCAATCATTGTTAAATAAAAATTTTACAACTAATAAAAAAGTAATACCATATGTAGTTGTTGGAGTAAGTGATACTAATGAATCAAGTGTATACATTGATAAAGTTGCAGGATTAGGTTTGTTAGGTTGGTGCAATCAAGTTGCAAGTTTATCAAGCTTGCAATCATTCAGTCCAGGTACATATGATGATGTTTTGCTAGGTTCTAATGAAACTATAGTTAAGAATGAATATAAGGTTTCAAAAAAAACATTTAGAACTAATTATTATAAATATCTTGATATTGTAGATTTCCTTCCAAATGATTTTCCGGCTATTTATATTATCAATGATAAACACTATGATGATGTTCTAAAAGAATTGGTAAGTTATAACAGAACATTTAAAGTTTATACTAACAATAAAAAAGAAGTTAAAAAATATTTTGAAAATTATATTTCAGAAGAAATGAAAGGGAAATTGCAAATTGTAGTTACAGATAATTATGCTAAAGAATTAGCAAAATACAAAAGTGCTAGAAGTATTAAACTGAATGCTAGATTTATAATCACCCTAACAATATTTATTGTGTGCTTAGTAATATTGTATTTTACAATGAAATCAAATGCTCTAAAGAATATAAAAAATATTGCTGTATATAGATTGCTAGGAATAACAAAATCAAGCATATCATTATTATTTATATTCGAAAATATTATAATATCAACTTATACTTCGCTTATAGGAGTGCTTGCTACAACATCTGTTTTAAAATTTTTAGAAAGTATACCTTCATTGGAAATTTCATTTACATATCCATGGTATGCGATAGTAGCAACTATATTGTTTCTATATTTCTTGAATATTATAATAGGAATCATCCCAGTTTGCAATATATTAAGATTAACACCAGTACAAATAACTTCAAAATATGATATGTAA